The DNA sequence AGCCGTTGATCGCCTAGTGCGGAACCGCCGAGCGCTTATTCTACTTCCCATAAATCAACCAACCTTGTCTAAATCGATTCGTTTTGCGATCTTTGTTATGCATTAACGTTCCAGATAATATTTCCGTCGCGCAAAAGCGTAATCGCTATAAACGCTTTACTGTCCTTAAACAGTCCTATATACCGCGTCCCGCGCAAATGTCGGCGTATCGCGTAAATAAACATTTAGGGATTCTCAAACGTCGGCGCGGCGAGATTAGCGTATTTTTCGCGCGCGTTATCCATTTTTACCATGCGCGCGCCAAATTAGGCGAGCCGCTTAACGCATCGATTCGGATATCGCGGCTCTTTTTAATCCGTCCCTAAACGCTCTTTCGATAAAAATCGCGGGTTGCGCGTCGCGGATATTTAGACGCGCGAAATAGTTTGACGTCGCGAGCGTATAATATGGATCGCGTGGGCGCCTTTTTCGCTTTGCCGCAAAATCGAGGGGCGAAGACGATCTAATCGCTTACGCGCCAAAAAGTTCTACAAACTCTTTCGGGCGTTCGGCGGAGATTTCGCGTCCAAGCAACGATATGTAAACCGAATGCAGCATAAGCCGCTTATACGGCTTGCCTCCATAGCGCAAATCCCCCAAAATCGGCAGTCCGATATGAGAAAGATGAACGCGAATTTGATGAGCGCGACCGGTTGGAATCGCGACCTCCAATAACGAGCGTTTGCCCTCAAATTGAAGCGGCTTAATAATCGTAATCGCCTCTCTACCGCGTTTTTCGTCGATAACGCTTTTGGCTTGCGCGCCTTTAAAGGTTAAAACCGGCAGATTGATAACGCGCTCCTCGGTTACCGCGCCGTTGACTACGGCTAGATAGCGTTTGATCGTTTTTCTGCGCTTAAATTCGTCGATCGCACGTTGCAAGAACTCGTCGCTTTTAGCTAGGCATAAAACGCCGCTCGTCTCTTTGTCCAAGCGGTGAACAAGTTTGAGTCCAAGCCGTTTTTCAACCGCGTAGCTCTCCGCGCCTCTTGGCTTGTCGATAGCGATCATTTCGTCGTCTTCGTAGAGCGTTTCGATAGGTTTTGGCTTTTCGATCTTGAAAACCGTATCGACGCTTAGCTCCGATCGCGCGATCTCAAGTCGTTTGCCGCCAACATATACAAACCCGTCGTCAATCAGTCTTTTGGCTTCGCCGTTGCTAATCGCCTCTTGAACGGCTAATAATTTATAGGCTTTTTCGTTCATCGCCGTATTGTAGCCAATCGCTTGCTACAATCAATCGGCGCTACGCCAAAACGTTAGAAAGATCGCGCCAAAAACCGCGCGATACGCGATCGGTCGAACGTTACCTCGCGCCGATCGCGGCGCAACGCTTGAAGCAGCCGCTTTTCTTAGCCGGCGGTTGCGCCGCCGCGGACAACTTCGCGTTTTCAAAACCCAAGCGATCCAACGCGCAAACGATAGAACCCGTGCCGCGTTTAGCGCACACAACGGGAACGTTTTTCTTTTTAGCCTCTTTTTTGAAGTGGTTCATCGCGTTGTGGCTGATATAATCAATCATCATCACTACGCAATCGGCGCATTCTGGAAGTTTGCGATCGCAATCGCGCGCTTTGCGCATATCCCAATGCGTAACCTGCGTAACCCCTCGCGCGTAAAGAACCTCTTTGATCGCCTCGACGCGATCGCCGCCTAACACTAATACGGACTCCATAAACGAATATTCCTTAATAATTCGATTGGCATACTTGACATTATACTCGGTCTTTGCTTTTTTGTCAAGCCAACCGTTCAATACAGACTGATACTAAGTATCATAATTGTAGTCTAGCGAAATTTTCTTTAATTTGCAAGATTAAAATGCGAGCGTTTTGTTTATTTTGCGTAAATTTTTTGCGCGATCGCCGCCTTCGTCTTTGAAAATAGCGTCTATGAACGCGCCGAAGATCGCGTCGCGTTTTGCCGTAGCCGCCTCGTCTAGCCGCCTCCGCTTCCTCTTGCGCCTTCCTAGCCTGCGCTTCTAACTCTAGGCGTTCGGCGAGAGCTTTGCGCGCCGCTTCGTCGGCTATGCGTTGTTGTTCCGCTTGATACTCCAAGATCGCCGATTTGATTTTGCGTTCCGTAGCGTCTAGTATCTCTCTTGGCTCGCGAAATAGGTCGTTGACCGCCTTCGTCGCGTCATTGAGAGGCTTCGTGATGGAGGTTCTGTGCGCCTCGATCTTTTTGCCTAGCTCCTTAATCTTGCGCACAAAGTCTGTCGCTTGGTTAAGCGTTTCGACGCTGTCAATCGTTATAACGGCGTTTGAGAGCGCCCTTGCCTCTGTAGTTACGCTTACCCCGCTCTCTGTATCGTAGCTGACCAACTGTAACATTTGCTGCCCCTTTTATTTTTTTGTTGCGGCTATTTTGCCTAATTGTAAAATAAAAGTCAAGAGGTATTTTAACAATTAGGCAATAAATAACGATATTTATGCAAAAAATTGAAAATTGCAGGAAAAGGAATGCTCTTTGCTTGACTATAGCAAATAAAGAGGAGGCATTTCAGATGATGAGGTTAGCGACGCTGGTTATGCTGGCGGTTGTGTTAGGGTTTAGCGACAATTATGAGTTCTCGCTTAGAGAATATATAGACGGCAAGGAAACGCTGATAGCTACAGATAATAATCGACTTGGCGATTATATAGATTTATCGTCATACCAATCGTGGGACGGCATTTTCCTAAACTTCGGCTACAAAAAATCTTATGGCAGTAAGGTCGAGGCTGGAATAGAAGATCGCTTTAACAGTTCTTACAGGAATGGTTTTATAGATTTGTCGCGGACTATATTGACACTCGACAACGACGTAAAAATAACGTTAAAATGGGAAGATATTTCAAGAGGTAGCGGCAAGAACGCAAGATGTTCGCGACTTAGCTCTTGTGCTACCGCGCAGTTTGAATATGGAACGACGTTTATAAAGTTATCCGACTTAGAAAAAATAGCTAACGCGACAAA is a window from the Helicobacteraceae bacterium genome containing:
- a CDS encoding RluA family pseudouridine synthase, with the protein product MNEKAYKLLAVQEAISNGEAKRLIDDGFVYVGGKRLEIARSELSVDTVFKIEKPKPIETLYEDDEMIAIDKPRGAESYAVEKRLGLKLVHRLDKETSGVLCLAKSDEFLQRAIDEFKRRKTIKRYLAVVNGAVTEERVINLPVLTFKGAQAKSVIDEKRGREAITIIKPLQFEGKRSLLEVAIPTGRAHQIRVHLSHIGLPILGDLRYGGKPYKRLMLHSVYISLLGREISAERPKEFVELFGA
- a CDS encoding DUF2325 domain-containing protein, with translation MESVLVLGGDRVEAIKEVLYARGVTQVTHWDMRKARDCDRKLPECADCVVMMIDYISHNAMNHFKKEAKKKNVPVVCAKRGTGSIVCALDRLGFENAKLSAAAQPPAKKSGCFKRCAAIGAR